The DNA sequence atttacaaagagattacaatattttggagaacacgaaataaggtgactaaaagaatattcctatgtagaatatttttttattttaaatttatgaattcagaatttgatgtgtaactaaatctttttttaaaaaaattatagatataaggatagtgacaatacatcaaatttggtgtcggaaaatatatctaaatgatataattttgatgatatatgtatttgaaatactataacttgtgatatgaaggtgaatttaaggaaattttatattgttaatcaaaagtcaaccacataataataaaacgcgtttacgagaactactaaaaagatttgagttataaattttactttgttaaataaaataacacagagaaataagttatatatattaaagtcttaaaactataatttttaatatgccatcatccaatatataacataccagttaaataaaatgattcaaactacagttaaattaatcatttacaaattaaactaataaaatataattaattctgaaccggataatctgatgcgatacggtgaaactaatatctggttaaacgggactagaacaagaatagttttttcatgattcaaaatatcgaatatataacttgatctttaacaattgaacatgatatgccacattgatcactcctaataaatacaagtatcaaaatattaaaaatgtgagtttgcacaaagctaaaaaagtaactacacgactaattgaactaaatattttatggttttatgaacttcatgatgcctaactcatatctactctctttttactatttgaaattccataaaatcatttgtttgagatctgttttataacgattacatgaaaaatcattaaaagtcttaatagacaagctcaaaaaactaattatagaaaattaaaattttataacgagataatgttataacatactgtatcaaagtaatattcatcaaatatttttaaattaacaataaaaatataatacattgaagtactatataattgatatgaaaaataaaaggataagacacatcaaaggtgtcagaaatttttggggtgcaattatatggttagtagttcaattgatacttttataataaaataaggtacgtgtctttttacgtacaacacatgtttcaatttttatttatacaaaatgtgtgcaacatatgctaaaaagaatgtgttgatgatctgctccatcatgtatcactttaataattatgcaaacgtacgctcaaaaaagaagaaataaatgtagggcaacgcggaccacacatcttcatttaatcatgatttaggatatcgtaattcacatatcaaaaacaggtttttatcaaaatcatggtatattagttgaaataatttaataatttcaacaataaattacagattcttttaatgaggtataatatatttaaaatttaaaatttcagtattaatttcgaatataattttgaacattgataatatgatgatgGTCTccatatcctaacgaatttgaatatagaaatatcagttcaaatgtagtttttgatctataatttttttaaaaaatatactcccttcgtcctattttaggtgaccttatttgactttcacggagattaagaaaaaagtagtaaaaaagaggaaatttagttggaaagtgggtaaagtggtggaatatatcaaaatttaataatagatttgagatagtgatggtaagtagtgagtgtaatagtgtttatttaatataaaagagtataaaatagagaagtagtgtgtgtaatagtgataagtagtgtttaaaaatagtaagtatagtaagttcattattttagagatgtctcaaaaaagaataagggtcatataaaatggaatggagggaatagtacttattattactattaatgctattagcttgcatatattacatttttcatgtttacatattttgtcaaaaagtaaaacgtaatagttacgctcgaaacaatatgatgacacagggatattatttaaaacataatacaaactcaaggtccgtacaagaacaatataatgacatatgaatattatttaaaatacagcaaaaactagagccccgtgcctcgcacgggcttttatgctagttaaccttaaaggaatacatatgtagtcataattcagttacattactaaaatgaTATACATGCTACAATTATTGcttatattgaaaatttataataagaatatatacgtgataaatatctataatggaataaattttgtattgattttataacagaCTAGATTTTTCATtggtatcattaatataaccaaatatttaatataataatatatcatgtttggaaaaaatttataagtttatggatatattgtgaaatcattatttgtatagttaaaataataataaaatttaggtgattatttctaaaatatttataaaagacatgaaaatagtgatgactatataattaaaatttctcgatgTCGCCTAACGCCGACccctcgtatcttaaataaaaaaaattataataactgtatgtcaaaattttattgtaaaGCTATTTATggaaatatgctcatttatcaaaattttatttagattaaATATGTTCATAGCATTTTGACTCGTGCTACGCACACaggtatgaatttttttattttttttatatagttaacatatacattttatattaaaaaacagcatatgatatgagatataagttatgaaggGCAATgcatgtaagagtcaaaatactcgagttatgttattggcaATCCGTACGTCGTAGATGtcaaagataatatatacgaatgtcgattaaaaaaataaaatcatgcaaCAGTAATTATAAGGACGCGGACTatacaaatatttgtatttagaaacataaataattgtaaacttaacctgattatgcgaATTATAAAACTTCCAAGttccatccattccttaattataagattaaggcgaatatgctgatgatagaATTTCCTCCCggccttaataaaaattgataaataggttaaaaaataattaatcttaaaggaatacatatctagtcataattcagttatattacgaaaattatatgctacaattttTGTctgtattgaaaattgataataagatgatatttgttataaatatcTATAATGGAATATATTCTGTcttgattttataacggaatagatttttcattagtatcattaatatagccaaatatttaatataataataataattcatgtttggaataaaaacttataagtttatggatctattgtcaaatcattatttgtatagttaaaataatagaaaatattaattaattttttctaaaatatttataaaagacatgaaaataataataactatataattaaaaaatttcggcGTCGTCTTACGGCAACccctcgtatcttaaataaaataacaaaaaattataataaactgtatgtaaaaaaatttattgttaagttatttaaatgaaaatatgttcatttatcaaaattttatttaaataaaaatatgctcatagcattttggcccaTACTTCTACCACGAGTAtgactttttgtttttttatctagttaacATATACATtgtttattaacaaacagtatatgatatgagatataagttatgaaaggcaacggatttaagagtcaaaatactcgtGTTATGGTATTGGCGATCAatacgttgtagatgttaaagataatatatacgaatgtcgatttgaaaaaaataaaatctttgtatttagaaacataagtaattataaacttaacctaattatgcagattataaagcTTCCATCAATTCCTTAAtcataaaattaaggtgaatatgttgatgatagagtttcctcccgtccttaataaaaaattgataaataggttaataaataattaagattaAAGGAATTGATCAAcaaaggaatacatatgtagtcataattcagttacattactaaaattatatgctataattattgcctttattgaaaattgattataataaaatatacgtgataaatatctataatgaAATAGATcctgtattgattttataacggaatagatttttcattagtatcattaatataagcaaatatttaatatcataataatatttcatgtttggaataaaaatctaTAACTTTATGAATctattatcaaatcattatttgtatagttaaaataataataataattaggtAATTGttcctaaaatatttatagaagatatgaaaatagtaatgaccgtataattaaaattttttggcgtcgcctaacggcgacccCTCTTATCCtaaataaaataactaaaaattttatgtaaaaaaatttatttcaaagttatttaaataaaataatgctcattcatcacatttttattaaaataaaattaagctcgaagcattttggcccgtgctacgcccACGggtatgctttttttttttttaatgtatttaacctacacatttttttattaaaaaaccgtatatgatatgagatatgagTTATTAAAGACAACATATGTGAGAGtaaaaatactcgagttatgttattggcgatcagtacgttgtagattttaaagataatatatacgaatgtcgattgaaaaaaataaaatcacgcacaGAAATTATAACAACACGGActctataaatctttgtattaaaaacataaataattataaacttaacctgattatgcatATTATAAAGCTTCCATTTCCTTAGTCATAAAATTAAGAtgaatatgctgatgatagaATTTCCTTCcgtcttaaataaaaattgataaaatcaaaatacataATGATTGACAACTATTTAACTATAGGTTAACTAAAATTGATATGAGACAACTATTTAACTATAGATTTTTAAAGATTCtgacaaataaaatcaaaatacataATGATTGACAAAAAATCTAAATTAGGATTTTGTTATCCTGAGGTGATTGAAATATTGTGTTAtgtaacttaaatatttaactaaGAATTTGTCCTATCGAGGTGCTCTTAGTATAATATatctaaaattgaaaatttttaagtcaagcaaataaataaatttgaacgaaattaaAGTTAAAAGAGAAGGATACATTCGggggaaaaaagaaaaataaaagggCAAGGCCCACGCCGCACAGCCTGCACCACACTATACTACACAGCGTCAAAACGACGCCACTCGAGCACTAAAATGCTAAAGCTAAGCTATATACGTATACGTAGTGACACCATTAAAACATAAATCATCTGAGCCGGACTAGAAactcgaagaaacatttctGAAAAAATGGCTGTTGAAGTTTGTGTCAAGGCTGCTGTTGGTGCCCCTGAGGTTCTTGGGGACTGTATGTATATCTTTATATTGTTGGGCTTGTTTTTTAATTTCGTAAATTTTTGATTATAGGACTAAAGGGGTTTAATTTTTGGTGATATTAGGCCCGTTTAGCCAAAGGGTGCTTCTTACTTTGGAAGAAAAAGAGGTTCCTTATAAGATGCATTTAATTGATCTGAGTAACAAGCCTCAGTGGTGAGTCGGGGTTTTAGTTTTCTTGTttttggtgtgtgtgtgtgtgtgtttgatgAATTATTGTTGTAGGCTATTGGATGCGAACCCAGAAGGGAAGGTGCCTGTGATCAGATTTGGGGAAGATGGGAAATGGATAGCTGATTCTGATGTCATTGTTGGCCTTCTTGAAGAAAGATTCCCTGTCCCTTCTCTTGCTATCCCTCCTCAGTTTGCCTCTGTGTAtgcccccctccctccctccctctctctctctctccctctctcccccccccccccctctcctaCCCTCCCTcgccccctccctccctccctccctccctctctctctctctctctctgtttttatatatacattgtTACATCTTACCTCTACTGACTACTGTGTGTGTTTGTGGTGTTTTAATGTATGTCTAGTTGTCCTAATGAAGCTCCTGAAAATTATAAATGCTCATTGTTTAGCTACTTTAGAGTTTAGACCAACTTGTTTCTATCGTAATAGTTTAAATCAACTAAGAAAGAGCAGTGTAAAAAGCTGCAGTTTTAAAGGCTGGACTGGAGCATAGAATTGtttgcaagtttttttttttacaaggaGTAAATGAATAGTTGTGAATGCTGAAGGGAAGTGTCGTTTACTTGTTTAGATAATAATTGGTTCGGGTGTCTCTTGGAACGGGTGACCAATTGTCTTTCTGTATCATTTGATTTTAGCTCTAGTGATTTGTACCATTTGAGAATGTATAGCATGTGGCATCCATACCAAAGAATGATTACTTCATAGCTATAATATTGTGTTTATAGATTATATCAGGATCAGCtgtgttcttatttattaatttttttccttgGAGCAAGATAATTGAGTTGACACAAAGGTCTTAATGCATACAGTAGTTGTTTGTCCAGACCTGATGATGCTAATTTCATTTGGCTACTTTATGCTTTCTGCGTAATTGTAGGGGATCAAACATATTTTCCTCATTCGTTAAGTTCTTGAAGAGTAAAGATGCCAGTGATGGGTCAGAGCAGGCTTTGGTTGATGAATTGAAGGCCTTTGATGAACACCTCAAGGCACATGTAAGTGATTTCGCATCTGAAAAATGTCTTTAATTACTAAAGTGCTCCTTTAGTTTGTACTACATCATTTGGTATTGTGAATCAAACTTATACTAATTGGTAGAGTATGTGTAGGGGCCATATGTAAATGGTGAAAACATTTGCGCAGTTGATTTGAGTTTGGCACCGAAGCTGTACCATATGGAGGTTGCTCTCGGGCATTTTAAGGGTTGGACCACTCCCTCAACCTTGACTAATCTCCTCAGCTACATGAAGGTACGCTATTAAATCTACTCTAGCCTTTTTAATCTTTAGTTTGCTTTTCATATTTCACTCTTATGAGATCATCAATGGATATATATTTGCTAAATTGTTTTTGTTCTGCAAACATGTGTGCAAGCAGTAACTTGTGAGATTAATGTTTGCACAGTGTGATCTTAGTAACTATGGTTATGGTATCTATTAAATCAAGTTCATGGCGTACAATGTATTTGGGTTCTTAGTATAGACTTTTTCTTCACTATAGGATACAATTCGAAAAAACATAAGAGAGAACAGTCAATCTAAGCCCCATACAGCAAGCCCCCAAAACAGGCTTCTCATTCTCACGCCACTCTGTTTCTGCTATAATAAATACCCTTTGTCTTACTCCTGACCCATAAGGCAAATATAAACGGTGATATTACTAGCTCCATTTATCAGCTAATTTATCGAATATTAACTAACAGTGGTTGTCTGTTGGATCAGACGGGTATTTCATAATTTGTAATGGAGAATTAGGCTGGTATAGTTGAAAGCAACAAAATTCTAATGTTTTGTTGGTTGGGTTAAATGAAATTGGAAGGAATGAAAAATGAGATTTGAACTACATTATGGGTAAATGTTCAATTATTTGATTCCATCCATATTCCATTTATTACAAATTAAGTTATAGTTCAAGCCCCCAAATTTGGGAAGGAATGATCCATTCTCCCCCATACCTATTTTCTTCTCAATTcttgtatcatttttttttaaatcttccCTCCTGCCTTCATTTTTACCCTTTATTTTCACTCCGCCCATTACATTCTATTCTCCCAATTAAACACCACATAATACTTGACTACTGGTTTGTGTTTATAAGCCTTTAAGTTTTTACTAACTGAAAATCATAAGGCGTATAATGCGTGTGCCTTGCTCCTTAATGGCTTTTGGCCTTTATGTAGCATGGAGGCGTCTGTGTTGTCACTTTTATGAACCTTGCTTTACATATTTCACCGAATAGAAACTGTGGCAAACAGGAAAAATTTAACTTGTCCTTTTGCTTATTGTCAAGCTTTTGTCTCGTAAGGCATATGTTCGGCCTAGTCCTCCagcattttaataaaaatatgagaaaaagatGGACATCGACTAACTATTTCTACATAACTCTTGGTATGCCTTGTTTTGCAGTTGCTCTTTGCTAAGCCGTCTTTCGAGAAGACCAAGGCGGCAAAGGAACATGTCGTTGCTGGATGGGCACCAAAGGTTAATGCATGAGCTTGTTCCAAATATATATGCACATTATAACCAGGACTTGCAATGTATGTCGGTATGAGACCTTAATGTGTAATATGATATGCCTGTTACTAATAAATGTACTCTGGATATACAGAGATTTAATAAATGTTTGCGGATTTAATGTCATGTAGTAGCTATATGACCGTGCTTGTTCTTTAACCCACCAAATCATCCATGTGCGAAGGTAATTGGTGAACTAGCTGACAACAAAGTTGGTAGTAAAACCCAAATAACATATACTCTCATGGCACCATTCTTAACTCTCTTTAAAGACAAAATGTGCAAGTGTtgtcaacaagaaaaagaaatggTACTTAGCAGAAGCTATATGTTGCTTCTTAATAAATGTGTTTAATAGGTAACCTATTCTTTATTTTAATGATGATCTTGAGTTAAATTTTcggttattttttatataaatggaAGAATAATCACCTTTGGACGGCTTTGTTTTATGTATGTTGAAAGGGGAATGCCCCAATGGATGTGAATCTTGAGCCCAAGTTCAGTTTGAAGCAGGGTAGCCTTTTTTACCTACTGTCCTTTAAGCTGCTCCAAGTCTTCTCCCTTTGTACCATTTCAAAGTtcaaacaaccatttttttttttttggtgtgaAAATGCAGCGGAAACATGATTTTTCAGGTCAGCGTTGctgtttatgtgttttttagGGGAgcatagtttttattttatatcgaATTATTCAGCTTGTGATTTTGCTTGGTCGTATTATTTTTATGGTGTTTAGGTGTTGCTGTGTCAATTTCTTAGAGGGTGTTCTAAGAAATTTGTGTTGGTCCTGGGTGTGGTTTTTTCTCCCCAGgttgtatttttttgtttaatttataaaattcacaCGAGGTGCCGCCCTCATTtacccccaaaaaaaaaaatattatgatttttattatttacgAAGAGTGTCATGGCTCCTTTGATGGTAGAAAGTATTAACAACTCATTCAATCaaatagttttaaaattattaacgaATCCGTAAAAATAAGTTTATGAATCCTAACTATTTACATTACGTCGGGTTAGAATTTAGGTTGGGTTGCGCATAATGAGTttgtaaagaaaaataaaatattatataaaatcataatttagaactttaaataaaattacttgtagcacAACTATTGATATATCAAAAGACAAGAGTAATAGAGTACacctttttataaataaaatgctATGTATATTTTCGGCTCAGATCATGGAAAATATCAGCTATTAAATTCGTGCATTACGCGATTGTTTATCGCACACAAAAAGAATAGAAAAAAACAAAAGCAGTATAACACTTTTTAAATGATGGCACAAACTGAGACGCTGCTTCTCGTGGAGTCACATCCCCACAACTAAAATCACGAGATATtcggtactccctccgtccctcctatttctttacattttctttttgggatgttctatcattctttacatttcaaaacttatcaaaaatagttaagaggtcccaccacttctccatttttttttccttttcacgCTACTTTTattccactatcttctttttatacattaaaaatcaatggatcacaccacttcacccacttttttttttcttttccactattttatacatattttctaGCCTCCATGCCCAACCCATtttataagaaatgggagggacggaggagTACTTTTTAATTCAATTCTCGCTCGCTGTAAAATGTTTGCTACCGTTACGACTTTCGAGTTGGTACGCGGGGACATATTCCCTGGGCcctcttttattttctattcaaaatgTTTTTTCTGGGACAATTGTTTTGTGAAAATCTTATTCTttctctttttagttgtcacatttttatttttgttggtttAACTGATTAAGTTTTGAACAAATATTGTAAGTtaatctttcattattttaaaaattaaaaattacatgttaaagtagattaaaaattatttccgatgacatatatctttttattttgttaataggtaaaatattaataaatttcagtaaaattttagtcaatttgaccaacacaCCATCGAATGTGACAACTTAAAAAAAGGACGAAGGACGGAGAGAGTACGTGGCAATAATATCTCTGGAGTCTTGTGTTGATAATGATAAGTATTTGTATCTTAATACCgtgtcatttatttttattatggtGATAAATATTTGTATCTTAATAATGTATTTTTTCTATTGGTGATAAATATTTGTATCTTAATAATGTATTTTGTAGTTTTTCAATTGGTGATAGATATTTGTATCTTGATAATGTGTCTTTTATTTCTACTATTGATTTTAGtagaaaatgataaattttatatttataaatttatccctttataaaattacttaattttaagtaaatttcatgaaaatatttttgtgttatattattttcttcaaCTAAGAAATTACCTAATATTCGGTAAATTTCATGAAGATATTCTCGCatcttttctttaattctggtaagctaaatttatacaataaatacAGTATGTATCTAATAAATATCCGACTAAGTTAACATTATCGGACAAAAATGGATAACCCTGgtcttagtttttttttttttggaaatattatcaatttttcagttttaataagATTAAATgattcctgacaaaaaaaaatgattaatcAAGCATTAACCTTGAGTTAAATATAActtattaatgtttttttccAACTTACTGTTAGTCAACTTCTTTCTGAGGCCACAACACGCGTACAAATGATAGAACATCAAACAGAATTTTTGAATGATATCCTTCTGTTTTTCAAATGGTGCATCGCATTttcaagttataaataatatttttattttagattttatattaattaacacTATTCTATTATTCAGAACCAAGCCAAACATTAACGTAAGTTATCAAACCTTAAAAGAAGAGTATTATTGAGAAAGTTAATAGCACAaaagtataataaaaaaatttaaatcaaattttgaaattttaaactatattctgttcaaatatatttaaatatattagattATTACAGTTGCTTAAATGTGaaaaagataaaatttaaatgattaattaaatcATTTTTCAGAGaactttaattatttattttataattagttaacgagatgaaataatatatatgaaatttaatatattaggaGGCAActcataaatataaaagatacggatcaagaaaaacaaaagtaaGAAGCAGCGTTTGCTTCTTTCAAACAAACGCCACCATATTCGAAAAAGTCAAGGCAGAGATAGGTATCATAATTCAtaagatatattaaaatgaaaacgaATTTAGCCAgcattaaaatttattacagTACTCCAGTACATGAGTAAAGATTCCAACTGTCTACAAACTTTCTAATTGTGTCATTCTTTATTTCTGACATGGCGCACAATTATTGGTAACAGCTTCATTTATCAATCTAATGAAATATTCTGCATTTGGAACCATGTAAATACTGGGCATAGTTTTAGTACCCCATTGGTATATTCATTTTAAGGACCACAAGGTTCCCCTTGTGAAAGATTTGTTATATTTTGAATTCTTGATCCAAAGAAACAAAGTTTATTTATGCAACAGCAGCAGATCTTTCTCTCACCTACCTGCGTATTCGCACACATGTTTATGCATTCAGTCCTTGGAATCTTTGGACTGATCATCGTTTGAACGTTTAGATTGATGATCAGATATCATCTTCTGAATCATCTCATCTGTTTCTGATTCCGACATTCGATCCCCTTTGTTCTGAGACTGAGAATAAGCCTCAAAGAAATCCTTGTTTTCCTTCTCCAGCTCTTTCCACACTGCATGCATGTGCCAAGTCAGTGAAACTTGTTCTTTTGAAAgcatttttt is a window from the Daucus carota subsp. sativus chromosome 8, DH1 v3.0, whole genome shotgun sequence genome containing:
- the LOC108197400 gene encoding glutathione S-transferase DHAR2 codes for the protein MAVEVCVKAAVGAPEVLGDCPFSQRVLLTLEEKEVPYKMHLIDLSNKPQWLLDANPEGKVPVIRFGEDGKWIADSDVIVGLLEERFPVPSLAIPPQFASVGSNIFSSFVKFLKSKDASDGSEQALVDELKAFDEHLKAHGPYVNGENICAVDLSLAPKLYHMEVALGHFKGWTTPSTLTNLLSYMKLLFAKPSFEKTKAAKEHVVAGWAPKVNA
- the LOC108198696 gene encoding uncharacterized protein LOC108198696, with amino-acid sequence MGESSASYIHMVQHMIEKCLIFHMSKEECMEALKKHANIEPVITSTVWKELEKENKDFFEAYSQSQNKGDRMSESETDEMIQKMISDHQSKRSNDDQSKDSKD